Within Epilithonimonas zeae, the genomic segment GCGGCGACTTTTCTTCATGTGGCGAGAACGGTTTGCAGACGTGCGGAAAGAAGTTTGGTTTTCCTTAATCAATCCGAAGAAATACGTGCGGAATTAATCAAATATCTGAACCGTTTGTCAGATTATCTTTTTGTTTTGGCAAGATATGTTTCGAAGTTAAATAATGAATCGGAAGAATATTGGAATCCTAATGATAGAAGTTAAGATGATGAGAAAATTAAGTATAATCTTAATTGGTGCAGTTTTTTTATCCTCTTGTACAGTTGCAAAACCTACAGATGAAACTGGAAAAGGCTTTTTCTTGAAATGGAAACATAAAAAAGATAATGAGAAATAAAGCCCTTCTTTTCATCAACGGAGATTCTCCGAAATCCATTCCCAATTTGTCAGGTTATGATTTGATTGCTTGCACAGATGGTGCATTTCATTATTTGAAACAATTGAAATTTCCTTTAGACAAACTTAGCTTTATTTCCGGTGATTTCGATTCTCATACAATTGAAGAAGAGATTATTAAACAGTCTGAGAATCATCAATTTGAAATTATAGAAACGCCTGACCAGAACAAAACAGATTTTCATAAAGCTTTGGAAATCATTATAGAAAAAGGTTTTGAAAATATTGATGTTTATGGCGGTAGTGGAGGAGAACAAGACCACTTTCTGGGGAATCTAAGTGTTGCTTTTGCTTTTAAAGATAAGTTGAACCTTAGGTTTTTTGATGAATATTCGTCCTATTATTTTATTCCTAAAGATTTTTCAATTTCTGGTGTGAAGGATAAAATGATTTCGTTAATGCCTTTCCCTATTGCAAAAAGCATCGAAACAGTTGGTTTGAAATGGCCTTTGTATCAGGAAGATTTAATACTCGGAGAAAGAATCGGCACGAGAAATGTTGCAGATAGCCAGGAAGTTTCAATCCAATATAAAGAAGGCGATTTGCTGATTTTTATCCAGAAATAGTATGAGTAAATTTTTGTGTTTTTTACTTCTTTTAATGACCTTGCTGAGTAATTCTCAAGTCATTGATTATCTGAATCCTCAATTCAAAGGAAAGGTGAAAAGTGCACATTACATCATTTATTTTGATGCCGGAAAAAGTGATTTTGCTGAGCCTTATGACGGGGAAATTGTAAAAGAATATCAGTATAGTTTTGATAAAGAAGGACATTTGGAAGCTATTTTGGAAATTCAGAATGCTGGAGATTGTCCATTTACACTAGAATTTGATAACGGAAAAATCAAAGCTTTTGTACAGAATCTTTGGAACGGCAATTTTTTACAGAAAGGAGAAATTAGTTGGAATGATAATTCGTATCAGATAACGAGTTTTGATATATTTAAAAATACAACCAAGCAGAAATTTGTCCTTGATACAAAATCTGAAATACAAGAAGCTACAATTGAAACTTATACAGAGTCAAAATTGTCTAAACAAGAACATTTGAAAGTCGTTCGGCAAGCGTCGGTTGTGAAGAAAATTTTATCTTCAAAATCTTATCCGAATGCGAAAACTGTGGAAAATTGTGAAATTGAATTCTCGGATTTGCAATTTGATTCTACTGGAAACCTGATAGCTTACAGAACAAAAGATTCTTGTTCTTTAACTTATGAAAAACACAAAATTAATATTGTGTATTGGGAATAATTCAGCTTTCAGAATCCATTATTTTTATGCAATTTTGCATCGTAAAACAATTAAATTTTTTTAGCCAGAAATGAAAATAAAATATTCTGAACTAATTGACCAAACGCTTTATTTTCCGACTGAGGAATTCAGTGTAGAAGAAAATAATCTGAAGTTCCACGACATCAATCTGATGGAAGTTGTGGAAAAATTCGGGACTCCTTTGAAGTTCAATTATTTACCAAAAATATCTCAGAATATAGAAAGGGCAAAATTCTGGTTCAAAGAAGCTTTTGAAAAGAACGATTATCAGAAAAATTACAGATATTGCTACTGCACAAAGTCCAGTCATTTTGCGTTTGTTGTAGAGGAAGCGTTGAAAAATGATATCAGTCTGGAGACATCTTCTGCTTACGATATGGATATCGTGAAATCGCTTTACGACAAAGGAAAAGTGGCTAAAGATATTGAAGTAATTTGTAACGGTTTCAAAACTGATGATTATTTAGCAAAAATTTCGGAGCTAATTAATAATGGTTTCGAAAATATTACACCGATTCTTGATAACTACAGAGAGTTGGATAAGCTAACGGAAAGCATTGATAGAACTTTTGACATCGGAATCAGAATTGCTTCTGAGGAAGAACCGAAGTTCGAATTTTATACCTCGAGATTAGGAATCGGCTACAAGGATATCATTCCTTATTACAGTCAAAAAATTGCTGAACATCCGAATGCTAGGCTGAAAATGCTTCACTTTTTCATCAATACCGGAATCAAAGACACGGCTTATTATTGGAACGAATTGTACAAATGTCTTCGCGTCTATGCTAGATTGAAAAAGATTGCGCCGGAAGTTGACTCGTTGAATATCGGTGGTGGTTTCCCAATTAAAACATCCTTGAATTTTGATTACGATTATGCTTATATGGTGAACGAAATTGTATCCCAAATCAAAAAATTCTGCGAAGAAGAAGGTGTTGAAGAACCTAATATCTATACAGAATTTGGAAGCTTTACAGTTGGGGAAAGTGGTGGTCATCTTTATAAAATTATTTCTCAGAAACGTCAGAACGACAGAGAAAAATGGAATATGATTGACTCATCTTTTATGACAACTTTGCCTGATACTTGGGCGATTTCCCGTCACTTTATTATGTTGCCATTGAACCGTTGGGATGATTCTTATGAGAGAGTTTTTCTTGGTGGGCTGACTTGTGATTCAGATGATTACTATAATTCTGAACAACACACGAATGCGATCTATCTTCCTGTTTTCAATGAAACAAAACCTTTGTACATTGGTTTTTTCCACACAGGCGCTTATCAGGAAACTATTGGTGGTTATGGCGGTGTTCATCACTGTCTGATGCCTCAGCCAAAACATATTCTGATTGATAAGGATGAAGACGGAAACTTCACTTACGAACTATTCCGAGAAGAACAAAAACCGGAAGATGTCTTGAAACTTTTGGGATATTAATTAGAAAATAAACTTTTAAATAAAAGGTAATACACAAAAAAGCGTCACGATAATTTCGGGACGCTTTTTTATTAATTTTTCTCGCAGATTTGGATTAAGCCGATTTTTTACAATCAGCGCAATCTGTCTAATCAGCGATAGAAATAATTTTTATTTGATTTCAGTAACGAACTCGTCTTTTGGTGTTCTGTATTTTTTAAGATTCAAAAGCCAATCTCCGCTTTCTTCTCTGTAGCCCAAAGGCAGAATCACAACACTTTTCAATCCTTTGTCAGCGAATCCTAATAATTCATCCAGAGCTTGATTGTTAAATCCTTCCATCGGCGTTGCATCTACTTTTTGCTCAGCAGCTGCAGCAATAGCCAATCCAAAAGAGATATAGGCTTGTTTTGCTGCATGTGTAGCGTGCCATTCGTTTCCAAGTGGTTCGTACATTCCCCAAAGTCTGGTTTTGTAATCGTCCATCGTTTCTTTTGGAATTCCTCTTTCAGATGTTGTTTTTTCGAAAACTTCGGAGATGCTGTTGTGAGAATAGCCGTCCCAAGCAGCCCAAACCAAAAGATGAGAACCGTCCGTAATCTGAGCCTGGTCAAAAGCAATCGGTTGGATTTTTTCTAATAATTCTTTGTTCGAGATGACAAATAATCTGTAAGGTTGTAAACCAGATGAAGAAGGCGCTAATCTTGCAGCTTCTACAATGTAGTCTACTTTATCTTGAGGAACGGCTTGTCCGTTCATTTTTTTGGTTGCGTAACGCCAATTTAAGTCTTCTAATAAACTCATTTTTAGATGATTTTTGATTTGAAGTAGCAAAGTTAAAGAAGAAAAGTTTATTTTTGTAATCAAGTTACAAAAAGTTACCATTACTAAAAAGTAACGTATTTGATAATTAAATAGTTACGAAATAATGTTAATAATAAATTAATATTGTGAATTCTTAAATAAACTCAATATGAAAATTAAATGTTGTAAAACCAATCTTCTCGCCGTTCAGGACACGATGGATATTTTGAAAGGAAGATGGAAAGTCCAAATCATTGCGGCGCTTTGTTATGATAAAATGCGCTTCTCGGATTTGCAAAAGGAGATTGTAGGTGTTTCCGCAAAAATGCTAAGCAGTGAACTGAAGGATTTAGAAATCAATCAATTGGTGACGAGAACAGTTCTCAATACGCAACCGATAAGTGTAGAATACGCCTTGACAGACTATGGAAGAACGTTGAAAAAAATCATTGAGAATCTTGCAGAATGGGGAGTTGAGCATAGAAAAAAGATTATCGGAAAAGTATTAGAGAATTAGTCCGGTTTGTTTCTTATTTTAAATTAAAAATTGATTTGAGCTTAGATTTTTTTATCTTTATTGTTTGGTTTTGGGATTAAGCAGAATATGTGGAAAAAGGTCTTTTCTTTGTTGGTTTTTTTGATGTTGGCAGTCACTGCTAACTCGCAGATTACTGATGCGCAGAACCTGACCAAAGATGTAGAAGCATTAATGTATTCTGACCCTGAAAAAGCATTGAAAACGGCACACTATATTGTTGCCAATCAAAGTTTTGGAAGTGTAGATGATGTTTATAATGCTTGTCTTTTACAGGCAGAGATTTACATTAATCTTGAAAGATATAATGATGCTGTCGTAAAATTGATTGCTGCCGACAGGCTTTCTCTCAATGTCAATAGCGATTTTTTCAAAGCTAAAAACGAGTATCTTATTGCCAAAATTTATCAGATAATAGGGTTTCAGAAATCTGTTTCTCATTCTATTTTGGAGCTTGATGATTTGTCAAAATCATTGAAAGATGAGGAGAAAAAAGTAGTGGAACTTTGGAAAGCTGAGTTGGAGATCCGGACTCTGGTTGCAGGGAAAAAATATAAAGAAGCTCTGGCTTTGATTCAGAAAAATCAAAATCTACAATCTGATTTGTATCCTACTTTTGCGATGCAGCTTAATCAGATTCAGTCAGAAATAAAAAATCAGCCGAGTAAAATTGATTTTAAAGATAATTCTTATTTCAAATTTTTATCTGATATTAATCTCCTGAAATCAAAAATTAAAACTAAAGATTTTCAGGAATCAGATTTGCTGGCGCTCAAAAAACAAAATCCCCAATATGGAGATGTTTTCTACAAAGATTTGTACAAATATTGGTCTCAGGAAGTTTGTAACGCAGGAAATGCAGAAGACTGTTTCCGGGTAAAAAAAGAATTTATCAGGCTGTTGAAGCTTTCAATTTCTGATTTACAGAATGCACGCGTCAATATCATCAACCTTATCGACCAAAAGGAAAAACAAATTAATCTCTCGGAAAAAGATTTTCAAAACAAAATTCTATTTGCCTTATTTGTCATCGGATTTTTATCGGTTATAGGCTATCTAATTTACTTTTTAGTGTTAAAAAATAGAATTAAAATGGTTAATTCTGAAATAGAAAAACGAAATATTTCTGATGAATATGAACAGAAGTTGAGTGATCAATTGAAAGATTTTCAGGCAAGTAACGTATTCGTAATTCCGGAAAAAACCGAAAATCTGATTCTTTCCAAATTGGATATTTTCGAAAAATCCAAGGAAGTGACCAATCCACAATTGTCTTTGGCAGTTTTGGCAAAACGCTTGGATACGAACTCAAAATATCTTTCGGAAATCATCAATAAACATAAACAGAAAAATTTCAATAATTATCTTAATGAACTGAGAGTTAAATATATAGTTGATAAGTTGGAAAATAATCCGGAATATCTGCAATATAAAACAAGCTATTTGGCGGAAGAAGCTGGTTTCGCATCCAGAACTACTTTTACTACAATTTTCAAAAATGTGACAGGAACGAGTCCGTCGCAATTCATCGACCAACTGAAAAATAAATAATTATGAAAACTTTATTATTTATTTTCTTTTTGATGAGTTCTCAGGCTGTTTTTGGACAATCGGAAAATAATGTGAAGCTGGAAGAGCAAATAACATCAGCAGACAGAATGGCTTTTGTAAATCCTGATTCTGCATTGACTACATTGAAAAAATTGGAGCCCAAAATAGATGGTGGAAGACTAAAAAGTAAATTCTTACTCGCAAAAGGAAGTGCTTATTCGGTAAAACACCTTTCCTCGGATGCGCTCAAATGTGGCTTCGAATCTCTCAATAATTCACAAAAAGGAAAGGATTCTTTGATGATGATTAATGCGCTGGGATTCATTGGAAATCAGTATTATATCCTTAAGCTCAACAAAAAAGCGATTAATTACCTCAACAAAGCGGAAACGATTATCGATTACCTCAATGATGACTCTTTACAGCAGGTTACAGCGAATATCTATTTTGTTAAAGCATTGATTTACAAAGATAATCTGGATTCTGAGTTTGCAATTCGGTATTTTGATAAAGCGATTAACGAATATAAGAAGAGCAAAGATAAAAGCACTTTGCTGAATGTCAATATCACTAAAATGCAAAAAGGCTATTCTCTAATCGATATTGGAAGGGCTGACGAGGCGGAAAGTATTTATTTGGAAGTAGTTAAAGAAACTGAATTTCACAAAATTTCAGAACTTTATCCATATGCTAAGATTGGGCTCGCTGCTGTTTACGAAAGTAAAAAGCAATTTGAGAAAGCTAATAAAATTTTGTTAGAAGCTGAAAAACAAATAAGGAATACTTCTAACATAGGAATGTTGACAGAAGTTTATGATGCATTGAGTCAAAATTATCTCGGGCAAAATGATAAGGAGAAATATTTCTATTACAGCCAGAAACTAGAAAATCATCTGCTTCAAAATGATGAGATAGAAAAAAAATCTTTCTCAGATCTGTTAAATAAAAATATAGAATCTCGGGATTTGGAATTAGAAAATAATCAAAGATTATTCGGTATATTTATTATTTTGATATTTTTAATTGTATTAGGAAGTTTATTTTACATCAAAAAAAGAATAAATCAACTGAAATCGGTAAATAATTGATTTTAATTGCTTCTTTGTTTTAATTGTTTGTTTTTCAATGCTTTGTGTTTCTAAAATATTGTCGTAATTCTTGTAAATTCTACGATTCTAAACAGTAAACATTTTCTTTTGTTCAATTTCACAACTACATTTGATCCATAATTTAAATTTGAATGATATGAAATTGAAAAACGCTTTTTTTGCTTCTTTATTTTTATCGGGAATGTTATCTGCACAAACGATATCAATTAATACAGAAGTGCCAGGTAATCCTGCTGCAGCAAATAGTATATATGAATATTGGTATTGGGCTTACGGTATCCAGGTGACCGGAAGTGGTTTTGCAGCCAATTCTGCAATCAAATTTACATCGGTTGATCCGCAAGGTGGTTTAAGAAGTTTATCTTCTACAACAGACGCGAGTGGAAATGTGACGTTCCAGTTCAATGGTTGGACCAATGTTTCGCCATTAGGATATTATACTCTTAATGTTGAAGATGCTTCCGGAAAAACGGCTTCCGGAAATTATACGGTTATCAAAGATCCTAAACAGGTGATTACTGGTGAAGCTGCTCCTGGAGAATTCAAAATGGGAGATTTTGTTTCGGGAACTAAGATTAAAGTGAAAAATTTGGTTCCTTATGGTCAGGTTAAAATTAATGTTGGTGATCCTGCATCTAATGGCTGGGAACTGAATAAAGATGAAGAAATGTATGCAGATGAAAATGGAGAATTGAGTATTGATTTCAATTCCAATTCCAGACTTTTTGCGCCTGCAGGAATGGTTCCGCTTCAGCCTGTAGAAGGTAACTGGGTATTGAGCTATAACGATTGGTCTGGAGAAGGCTTGAAAGGAAGTACAAAAATAAGAGTATTGCCAAACAACCCAAATAATTCGTCTTATTGTTCAGTTTCAGCAACTACATCTGAGCCAATTACGTCTGTAACTTTTGCAGATATTTCTAACGCTTCTGATCCTAATGCCAGCAGTTCTTACGAAAATTTCCTTTCTAAAGTTGGAAATCTTGAAAGAGGTAAAGAATATAAAATCACAGTGCAGGGAAATACTACTGGATCTTGGAAAGTGAGCACTTTTACTGCCTTTATCGATTGGAATCAGAATGGAACACTTGATAATGCAAACGAAATCTACAGAATCGGTTTTGTGAAAGGAAGTACAGGGATGGATGATCAATTCGCTGAATTGATAATTAAAGTTCCTGAGGATGCAGTAGTTGGAAATACAAGGTTGAGACTTCTAAAAGTTAATTCACCTTCGACTTTTGCAATGTTCTGGCCAACCGGCGCTTGTGGCAACTATAATAATGGACAAGTTGAGGATTATACATTAAAAGTTACGGAAGCATTAGCAACTGGGGAAACTTCTTTGAACAAAGTTCAGTTGTATCCAAATCCGGTTAAAGATGTATTGACAGTTTCTTCAAACAAAAAAGTGAATTCGATTTCAGTTTACAATACTGCTGGACAATTGGTAAAAACAGTTCAGAACGCCAACACGGTTAATATGAACAATCTATCTGCTGGCGTTTATGTTGTTAAAACTGATGTTGAAGGGAAAACAGAGACTTCTAAAGTCATCAAGAAATAATCAAATTTCTTTCAAATAAACTAAAATCTTCTCGGCTATTGTAAAACTATCTTTTATTGATAGCTGGGATTTTTTTGCCAAAATTTAACCGAAATTCAAGAAATCTATATGAAAAAAACTATACTTTTTTTATCCAGTTTCATAGGAACTGTAGCAATGGCACAAGTAGACGTGGTTGCCTCTTCCGGAACTGAAACTGCTACTTATACCACAGTGAAAGGTGCTTTTGATGCTATCAATGCCGGAACACATCAAGGTGCAATCAATATCACGCTTACAGCAAACACTTCCGAAACTGCAACAGCGGTTTTGAACAGAAGCACAGGAACAACTTCAAACTTCACTTCGGTTTCATTGAAACCTGCGACTGGAACTACTGCTACAATTACCAACTCAACAACGGCTGGTCCGGTTCTGAGAATCTTGGGAAGTAATGTGACAATTGATGGAAGCAATAATGGTTCAAATTCCAGAGATCTTAGTATCATTAATGGCTTTGCAACGGGATCTGTTGTAATTGGAATGGGATCTTCTGATGCCGCTAATCCATTGAGTAATGTTACTATAAAAAATACCACAATCATTAACGGTGCAAAAAATACGGGAAGCGGAATCATTGTAAGTAATGCGGCTGGCGCTCAAACTGCGGGCTATTTCAATAATATCAGATTAGAAAACAATTCCATTCAAAAATCTTATCAAGGGATTTATATGATTGCAGTTTCTGCGGTTGGAAATGGCTCTGGCTCTGTGATTACAAAAAATGATCTTTCCACAAGCGGAGAGAATTGTAATCGATATATGGGAATTTATCTCGGTGGTACAGATGGTGTGGTTGTTTCTGAGAATAAAATCGGAAACTTCGAAAATACATCCAACGAAGGAAAAAGAGGAATTTGGTTGGCTGTTTCTACAATGAACTCCACCGTTTCTGATAATATCATAGATAACATCACTGTAAATAATGCAGGAGGAGGAAGTGCAACAGGAATCCAAATTTTTAACAATGCAGGAGCTGGAAATGCACCTTCATCTAATAAGATTCTCAGAAACAAAATTTCCAATTTGTCCAGTAATGGATTCAACAGTTCTGTTGTGGGAATTAGCTTGGGAGGTTCCACGGTTGGTACGGTTATAAGTCAAAATGAAATCAAAAATCTGACAGGTTTAAGAACGGCAACTACGGTAGGTTATGGAGCAGAGGCAATTATCTTGTCTGCAGGAACCGCATCAAACACATTAGTAAGCAACAATTTCATTTCAAAAATCTCTAGTTTTGCGGCTAATACTTCATCAGCAAATTATACTGGAGGCATCTTAATTAATGCAGGAACCGGCTACAAAGTTTATAATAATTCTGTTTACTTGACCGAAACTCAGAATGACGGAACTAATAAAGGTGTCCCGATCGCTTTCAGTATGACTTCTGGCGTTTCTGGCGCTGGTGCAATTGATCTTAGAAATAATATTTTCGCTGTTAATCTGGCCGATACTACAATTCCTGCTTTTGCAATGTCAACACCACCTGTCGC encodes:
- a CDS encoding thiamine diphosphokinase; protein product: MRNKALLFINGDSPKSIPNLSGYDLIACTDGAFHYLKQLKFPLDKLSFISGDFDSHTIEEEIIKQSENHQFEIIETPDQNKTDFHKALEIIIEKGFENIDVYGGSGGEQDHFLGNLSVAFAFKDKLNLRFFDEYSSYYFIPKDFSISGVKDKMISLMPFPIAKSIETVGLKWPLYQEDLILGERIGTRNVADSQEVSIQYKEGDLLIFIQK
- a CDS encoding arginine decarboxylase, with protein sequence MKIKYSELIDQTLYFPTEEFSVEENNLKFHDINLMEVVEKFGTPLKFNYLPKISQNIERAKFWFKEAFEKNDYQKNYRYCYCTKSSHFAFVVEEALKNDISLETSSAYDMDIVKSLYDKGKVAKDIEVICNGFKTDDYLAKISELINNGFENITPILDNYRELDKLTESIDRTFDIGIRIASEEEPKFEFYTSRLGIGYKDIIPYYSQKIAEHPNARLKMLHFFINTGIKDTAYYWNELYKCLRVYARLKKIAPEVDSLNIGGGFPIKTSLNFDYDYAYMVNEIVSQIKKFCEEEGVEEPNIYTEFGSFTVGESGGHLYKIISQKRQNDREKWNMIDSSFMTTLPDTWAISRHFIMLPLNRWDDSYERVFLGGLTCDSDDYYNSEQHTNAIYLPVFNETKPLYIGFFHTGAYQETIGGYGGVHHCLMPQPKHILIDKDEDGNFTYELFREEQKPEDVLKLLGY
- a CDS encoding nitroreductase family protein, whose translation is MSLLEDLNWRYATKKMNGQAVPQDKVDYIVEAARLAPSSSGLQPYRLFVISNKELLEKIQPIAFDQAQITDGSHLLVWAAWDGYSHNSISEVFEKTTSERGIPKETMDDYKTRLWGMYEPLGNEWHATHAAKQAYISFGLAIAAAAEQKVDATPMEGFNNQALDELLGFADKGLKSVVILPLGYREESGDWLLNLKKYRTPKDEFVTEIK
- a CDS encoding winged helix-turn-helix transcriptional regulator; this encodes MKIKCCKTNLLAVQDTMDILKGRWKVQIIAALCYDKMRFSDLQKEIVGVSAKMLSSELKDLEINQLVTRTVLNTQPISVEYALTDYGRTLKKIIENLAEWGVEHRKKIIGKVLEN
- a CDS encoding helix-turn-helix domain-containing protein; protein product: MWKKVFSLLVFLMLAVTANSQITDAQNLTKDVEALMYSDPEKALKTAHYIVANQSFGSVDDVYNACLLQAEIYINLERYNDAVVKLIAADRLSLNVNSDFFKAKNEYLIAKIYQIIGFQKSVSHSILELDDLSKSLKDEEKKVVELWKAELEIRTLVAGKKYKEALALIQKNQNLQSDLYPTFAMQLNQIQSEIKNQPSKIDFKDNSYFKFLSDINLLKSKIKTKDFQESDLLALKKQNPQYGDVFYKDLYKYWSQEVCNAGNAEDCFRVKKEFIRLLKLSISDLQNARVNIINLIDQKEKQINLSEKDFQNKILFALFVIGFLSVIGYLIYFLVLKNRIKMVNSEIEKRNISDEYEQKLSDQLKDFQASNVFVIPEKTENLILSKLDIFEKSKEVTNPQLSLAVLAKRLDTNSKYLSEIINKHKQKNFNNYLNELRVKYIVDKLENNPEYLQYKTSYLAEEAGFASRTTFTTIFKNVTGTSPSQFIDQLKNK
- a CDS encoding tetratricopeptide repeat protein; the protein is MKTLLFIFFLMSSQAVFGQSENNVKLEEQITSADRMAFVNPDSALTTLKKLEPKIDGGRLKSKFLLAKGSAYSVKHLSSDALKCGFESLNNSQKGKDSLMMINALGFIGNQYYILKLNKKAINYLNKAETIIDYLNDDSLQQVTANIYFVKALIYKDNLDSEFAIRYFDKAINEYKKSKDKSTLLNVNITKMQKGYSLIDIGRADEAESIYLEVVKETEFHKISELYPYAKIGLAAVYESKKQFEKANKILLEAEKQIRNTSNIGMLTEVYDALSQNYLGQNDKEKYFYYSQKLENHLLQNDEIEKKSFSDLLNKNIESRDLELENNQRLFGIFIILIFLIVLGSLFYIKKRINQLKSVNN
- a CDS encoding GEVED domain-containing protein, whose amino-acid sequence is MKLKNAFFASLFLSGMLSAQTISINTEVPGNPAAANSIYEYWYWAYGIQVTGSGFAANSAIKFTSVDPQGGLRSLSSTTDASGNVTFQFNGWTNVSPLGYYTLNVEDASGKTASGNYTVIKDPKQVITGEAAPGEFKMGDFVSGTKIKVKNLVPYGQVKINVGDPASNGWELNKDEEMYADENGELSIDFNSNSRLFAPAGMVPLQPVEGNWVLSYNDWSGEGLKGSTKIRVLPNNPNNSSYCSVSATTSEPITSVTFADISNASDPNASSSYENFLSKVGNLERGKEYKITVQGNTTGSWKVSTFTAFIDWNQNGTLDNANEIYRIGFVKGSTGMDDQFAELIIKVPEDAVVGNTRLRLLKVNSPSTFAMFWPTGACGNYNNGQVEDYTLKVTEALATGETSLNKVQLYPNPVKDVLTVSSNKKVNSISVYNTAGQLVKTVQNANTVNMNNLSAGVYVVKTDVEGKTETSKVIKK
- a CDS encoding T9SS type A sorting domain-containing protein, whose translation is MKKTILFLSSFIGTVAMAQVDVVASSGTETATYTTVKGAFDAINAGTHQGAINITLTANTSETATAVLNRSTGTTSNFTSVSLKPATGTTATITNSTTAGPVLRILGSNVTIDGSNNGSNSRDLSIINGFATGSVVIGMGSSDAANPLSNVTIKNTTIINGAKNTGSGIIVSNAAGAQTAGYFNNIRLENNSIQKSYQGIYMIAVSAVGNGSGSVITKNDLSTSGENCNRYMGIYLGGTDGVVVSENKIGNFENTSNEGKRGIWLAVSTMNSTVSDNIIDNITVNNAGGGSATGIQIFNNAGAGNAPSSNKILRNKISNLSSNGFNSSVVGISLGGSTVGTVISQNEIKNLTGLRTATTVGYGAEAIILSAGTASNTLVSNNFISKISSFAANTSSANYTGGILINAGTGYKVYNNSVYLTETQNDGTNKGVPIAFSMTSGVSGAGAIDLRNNIFAVNLADTTIPAFAMSTPPVASIYSNIDNNIAYSSGPALGQTPGGPPAYTDIAGMKGILGGNDNSIKALPKFVSDSDLHIALNTENSPIDNKGVVLEDVTTDFDGAARSITTPDIGADEFSIETMAVNDVANKSKIQVYPNPVNDVLTVSSDKKVNQISVYNVSGQLIQEINNSNVINLTKLSSGVYFVKTVVEGKTEMTKVIKK